In the Ricinus communis isolate WT05 ecotype wild-type chromosome 3, ASM1957865v1, whole genome shotgun sequence genome, TACCCATTTAgctttctattaaaaaaaatcctaattaACATTATCTCTCATCATCCATCTCTCTTCTTACACatctatctttctttttttcttcgaCTTTAATGGATAAAGTGTGTAGAGTTAGTTAACTTAACTAAGGTGAATTAGATGGTGTTATGATGTAGCAATAGGACCCAATTGAATGTGTTTGAAATTACACGtgtcataatttttatatatcaatttttaaccAAAActgagatttaattaaaagagttCTCAATTAGTAAATtcatgactaaattaacaatattaaaaactttagtCAAATAGCAAGATATCGTAAAACTTGTAGATTTTTATGTTGTTAtgcttttctattttatttaaagagattatatgtataataaagagtattttaattaatatttaaataatttcttatattgttaattttattttctcataagtattaataattttaattttttttttttactttttcttcaaCTATTACAGAAGGTCTCTAGCCACTagttggttttctttttttcttttttgtaatttttccttttataaaaagaaaaaggataaagGATTCATTTGGTATGGGGTTAGTAAGGAGCACTTTCTGATAAGTAAAGATTTTGATTGTGATTGATTGCACGGTGACAAGAACTTCCGAAAAgtagataatttaatttttcttatattgaccaatattttctcatttaaaTATCTAAGAAAAGCTGCCGccgattttatttattattttcttttaaaatacatGACGAAGCaacaaaatttcattttctagGAAGTCAATTATATACCAAACActcttaatttctaattttggaAAATAACTTCTTTAGAAATTCAACTTCTTGAAAAGTAAAAGATTTATACCATACAAAGccaaagattaaaaatatcaattaaatgaaagtacataaaaatttataatacttaattaaaattataatagaaaGTAAAATTAGTTCTAGATATGGAAAGTTGAAcccattttttatatttaaaaggtttaattattaaaatatttatattttgtacttAATATCAAACTTTCAGGAGTAGCatgaaattcataattaaaaagattctCTCTATCCATTATGGAGAGTAGCATGTGtttaaagaagaattatagagttaatttattgaaattagACTCTTCAAGATCAAACCTTTTCAACACcaattattcataattttaacgttaatattattatcacaaattatttttatcaaaatttattttgacagGAATACTTATCAAATTTGAGATAAAAGAAAGACAGAAGACTAAATGTTAGATTCAATTATACTTCCATTAGAACCCTAATAccaaaaagatatatatatttaattactttaatataagttgaaattattacttttcaaAAGAAtgatttatgtttattaattaatttactaataatcaataaaaaatgtgTAGAGTACTATTTTGATTATGTTTGGTTCTAAATCAGCTGCTTGCGTGTTAGAGTTATTGTTGCTATTGTCATCATCTTCTTTAATATCTTtagttattcttttttcttatagtcTATTGCAAAAATGGGTGTTATTAGAATATGCTAAAAGTCTTGttcaaataaatatgttaaaagataaaaaaaaactatgtAGCATTTGGAATGAAAAAGAATCTAAAAAGaagacaaattaataaatataaacatattttgtaaaaaaatttaaagagacttactatttatataatgataattattttcaatatgcGTTTTCCGCCGATTCTTTTGTttcatcaataaaataattttttttaaataataattattcaataagaatttgagatgataataaaatatattttaatcaattatttgtattcaaatttaaataattaatattatacaaataatttaaattttttttataaaatatttaattgacaAGACTTATAAAATGCATGAATATCTACATTAGATAAGTAGGTTAGAtagataaatatgaaaatataatctataaattacaatataaatctttaagtaagttttacaattttttttaaattataaaatattaaagtaattaCTTTACATGagaattcataattttaataaaaaaagcataaaaacATTGTTATACTTCGTGCTTAAAATCAATATCAGGAAATTTATTTGTACTAATCTAAAGAATCCAAGAAACATTTTCATAAGACCCTGAAGTATATCATTTGCTACTTACactaatttcatatatatatataattgttttagaatttttagaattaCATGGAAGCTAGAAAGACTTTTTCAAAATCCTATccgataataaaaataaaagaaaaccataAAATTGCTGATTGCTAATGTGGCgatcaaactctttgtatctGAAAAAACATTTCTTGGCGGGTCAATGAACACATTTATAGATTCATCAAAATGCAACGTTAacttaatatgataaaacacaAAATGCTTGTAATACCCATAAATTCAGAATAGCAAAACCAGATTTTTAGAAGGGTAATTTAACGTTTAACAAAAAACAGCTCCTTTTAAGACAGATTGCTGGGTTTCTAATCAGCAATATTTGTCCTGTACTTTCCATACATAACAGAAGAACTGCTGcgacaaaagaaagaacatgGGCGAGCACAGCATAATGCACTTGCAGATGCGTGCTGCAATACAAATTTTTACACAGAAATGGAAAGCATAAGTTTCTGTCTACACCTAATGCTGAGGTGGGGATAAATGACAATTCCACTACTGGTCCTTGGCGCGCTTCTCTACCTCCTCCAACTTTTGAATCTCCTTGTAGTAGTGGCATATGCGATAGACACACCTGCGTCCATATGCAATGGCGGATTACACAGATGCAGACAAATCAAGCTTTCAACTTCCAAGGAAACTTCTACATTATACACATTAGATATCAGGTCACATACCAGTAAAGCAGGCAAGCTGAAGCGCACAAAATTACATTCCTTTGAGCTTTGTAGATCtgcaaaacaaaaaataaaatgtgaaatctcatcaagacaagaaaagaaacaacttGCAgctaaatttgattcaaaaGGTGCATAATCAATTATCAGTGTCATGAGATGAAGCTAAAATGGCAACCCAAATTCCCATCTTAAATTCccacaaatatatattcttcaaTATCTTGTAATATTATGATAGGGACATGAAATGGCTAATATGTAGTAGCATCCGGAGTTAACTTACAAGTATACCATATGCTATTTATAAACCTAATCCTAACAATATATAAGCAGCCTGATCCATGAGTAAGTTCTACTGAGGGAAGGGCACAGGGGACTAAACTAGAAAAATGAGTAAGGAAAAGGCAAAACTCTTTACTTTGTTGTCATCAACTCAATCATGTTAGGTAACCCATTTTCCTCAAAAATATCGGCAACATTCATGTCACTGAAAATATGCAAATATGTGAAAGAACATTTCCCGATGCAGAAAGCATCTGTAATGGCTTGGACTCAGCATAAATATGGTTTAGAAAGGGGAATGAAGCAATAGGAGGCGTGGAGATGGAGGTGCTTTCAATTAATTGACTTCAAATAGCAAGGTGATTCAATAAAACTTTCATATGCTAAATaaagaactcaaaatcaaACCAAGATATTTTCAATGGAGGCAACAATTTAAGGAACTATTGATAAAttccttttattattagaagtttttttttttttatgtattctGCATTTTCAGTCTTATGATATGGAACTTGAAATTGCAGAAACACAGTCTCCCATCTTAATTTTGAGCAAGATGCTTTCTCTTTACCTGTTTCGAATTGGAGATGTTAATGCTTGAAATTGCCAATTTCAGAAAGTGAATTCATACACAGTGAAGCATTTTATTCCCACAACTACCTCAAAAATAGGAATTTACAAGGCACATATCCATCATCAAAAGTGTTCATATACTCTTTTGAgcaaatttaagaattatataCTTCCGTAAAAAAAAGGTATTTAATCATATGCAGCATACAATCAGAGaattatagttaaataaatttcatgcCATGTGAATATAAATTAAGCACATTCACTTTCCCATGTATTTATATGGATGTAGTTGCTTAAGAGTCAGTTTTTCTCTGTGAGAGTTTACTCATTTAGATATAGCAGAGTGGCTCTGAGCATATATATTCCTCACTATACTAGAATAGCATTTTAGCACGAGTTAACTATTAACATCGTGGATATCATGGTgggagaaaaataaacaatctCCAAGCTTCCATTTATTAGACACAGAGTTCTACCATCATAAAGAAAAGCTCCATGAGGTTAAAAAGCACTGATGGATTAAGACCGTGAAGAATTAATAACTTCATTCCTATCAAACTGATAGTAATGGCAATAACAATATTTCAAAACCCAGCTTCTGGTTACATGATAATTAAAACTACATTTAATTCTACAATCGTTGTGAATAACAAAAGCccttaaatacaaaaaatcaATTGCAAATGGGCACAAAGTTCAGAGAAATGAGAACTTTTGCATGTAGACAAACTTCATGCAAAAGCTGCACTCTGAACTAGTTCAGTCATCCAAGAACATTAGGTATCTACCATCCAGGCATCTCAATGCTATATCCCTCTAAGTCCAAGGGAAACCTCAATTGTTGAATTATAGTTTCTTAACCCCCACTTCTCATCAATAAGAAAGTGCTCACCCTGTGTGCAAGGCGCTAAATACCTCAGGTGTCgcctgttttttttttaaaaaaaaaaaaaactaaataaaagagaaatttcAGTATAGTTGGCATTTTGTTATATCTAGTTTGCTAAATATAACAAACTAGAGCACCACTTACgttataaaaatcttttactAGAATGCACTAGACTTTCTTTATTCCTATATAATTCCATagatttcatttttcaaattttatagaGTTTTCTTTTCCCATGTGAAGTGACATTTCACTAGCTTTATCTTACTcgattttcttatattttctttccttctcttcTATTTCAGATCTGAATTTCTTTCAAATGAAACCTGAAATTCAATGTTAAACCCTTATGTTCTGCAAAAATCAAAGTAGAACAGGTTATCTAAATCTGTCCTACATCACAACTATATTGctaattaattgttttataGATTGTGCGCCTTCCTTTTTTCAGGTGAGAGCTTTCTTTGCACTTTGCACTTCATGGTGATGGGAATGCATATCGCCTTGAGTGCgtattttacttttaactaCAGCGATAACAAGATATACACACTTTTTTTTGGGCAACTAAATACCCACAcatttatgatattaaatgtcaatataatttagaaaatagggaaaaaatgataaaaattggTCACAAATTTCTTAAAACCATGTGTTAAAGCCcacatgaaaagaaaaaaaagaaaaatatataaaagtacaCAAGAAGGAGTAATAAactgaagagaaaaaaaatgaatataccATGAGATAATGAACAATTTGCATAAAGCATCATAAAATCTTTGTCATAATTCCATAAAACTCGAGCAAAGCAATCACAGTTCACAGGGTTTAATTAAAACACACTTATGTTTTGGCCATACACCATTTAAATTTACATGAACAAATAATCACAATAGCTCCTTAATATTTCTACATTCTGAAACTTAGCCATCGAAACCCTACAAGTTATCTTATCCGTAGTTTTATATAAATGcacataaacaaataaatctCAATTCCTTGTCCACATTCATTGTAATGATAAGAAAACAATGCACTTGCCAATGTCTCTGGGTTCTTCCCGGGACTTAAAAACAAGAATCACAGGACTCCTAGGATGTATCACAGTCAGTGATATAACacaaaattgaagaaaaaacaGGTGACAAGTATAAACCTCAAGAGTAAAACATCCACATCATTTTACTCTTCCATACCATATCCAATTCTACTAGTATCCTTCCTTGTGGAAGAGTTCCAAATAAACTTAACGTCTGCATCTTGAAAATACATCCCACATACAATTGGTAGtgtatttaatcatttaagtTCCAAAAGTGATTCaaatattagtatattatttcaatgACCCACAAAAATCGAGCAACAGTTTAAGAAACTTTCATccaaatcaattaatttaattatagcaAAATTGACATTAAGAACTAAAACTTTAATCAATCATCAATAGCTCAATAAATCATTGAACACAATCCAAGCTTAACAGAAAGCATACTTCCAAATCCTATAAATTAAACATTAGAGAACTTACAGATTTCTCATAGCGATCTCTCTCAGCAGCAGTGCAGATCTCAGAGGTGCACATCAGCCGATGCTCATTCTTCCAATAGATATCTGCACGCAAGAACAATAAATCCAAAACCCAATTTAGAATTCATCAATTatagtatattaaaaaaagaaaagaaagagaacatAAATCTAGAAGTAGGAAAAGATGAAAACCCAGAAGCTGGAAGCCAGCAAAAGGGACGACGAAGAGAGCCGGTTGAAGAATGAGAGAAACGAGAGATACTAATCGATACTTCAAGGCTTTTGGCGACGGAACAGTTAATACCGCCGCTAGGGCCGCCTCCACTGCTACAACGTAAGTCAGTATCATCCACTGCAACGCCATTTTTACTCTCCAAAATACACTACCAACTACTTGAGGGCTCTGTTTTtgccctttttttctttccctttcgACTCTGTAAATCAATGGAATCCAATTGactttacttttctttctgtattctctctgtttctttctctttgaTGCCTTCCTTAACAACCAAGCCTTTCGGTTGatctagaaaataattccttttttttttttttaattttatcaaattaatacttGCATATTGAACAATgcacaataaataaatgataaatatttattaatatcaaaattaaaatttataatgtataaagaatttgaaaaatataattaatacgATTTCTcgcataaataatatattaattaataaattattaatttatataacatctacataaaaatattatatatatatatatatatatatatatatatatatatatatatatatatattcctttAACCACTGatctttaacttttataaCCAAAGTAGCACAAAATTTTACATTTCTTCATTTAATCTCTATTTTTCagttgtatatatttttaagttttgttAGTTGAGAAGAAGAATCCCAAACTAACTTAAAAATgctgaaaaattttaatagaaaaaccttttttttattctaatcttattttaaagagataatataaaaaaatatatggttTCACCATTtggtaatttaaaatatattttttttgagacaaaaaaagtatatgtgattaataattatgataaaaaattatttcacaATGAAAAAGTATTAATTGGCAATGATATAACCTTCTTTATTCTAATGAgctattattatcatatttttttgtgtttgataatatgagtttagagcttaataattcaaaatattattgtttgaTCGTCAAATCGATATCATcagattaataattttttaaatcgaaattttaacaatcaaataatagaattagaagttgttaaattctaaaattatgtTATCAAACCCGGACAATTTGATAATGATGGCTGATTATACTGAAGTTAGTTGAATCATTACAAATCTAGACTTttcaacaataaaatattttttttttcctgtcCATAATCAcattgtctttttttttttcgtttaAAACATCACAAAGCAACaaaatactttattatatttatctctATTTTAAATCCAAGCTTCTGAGCAACCTCATTTGGCACAGCTGATAGGAAGCATCCTCATTTTGGCACAACTTTCTTTCATGGGTTTGCTGGTTATTGGTGTTTGAagtttctttctctctctatttcttttttcaaatgatCACTTTCTTTGGGTATGGTTGTTGGGTTATGCTTTCAAGCTTAATCTGATGCATAAAAATGACAGGAGAGCATTACAAGATCTCATGGGCTTGGAATCACCAATTTCAATGTTGGAGGCACCAATTActcttcaaatttttataattggtCGGAGCGACACTTCATATTTCTCTTCTATAATTACCGTTCTTGAGCTTTCATAACAAAAGCTTGGCCGACATACTTCTAAACGGGAacaaagcaaaaaagaaacaaggaGAGCAACGGGTAAGGGAAGAGAATGGGTGGAATTctacttattttaatttttttgttcacttaattaattattattgctttatttcttagttatattttttttaatgaaatacTCACAACCAATGGAATAAGGAgagaaaatctttgaaaaaaaacaaaagtagaaaaaataagttattttatttaataaatataacactacCTTCTTGACTAGTATATGTTGTgcaaattagtaaaaatgaAGCTGACGGAAAGTTCTAGGTTAAATTGGTTCTAAAATGAAGCAGACGGAAAGTTCTAGGCTAAATTGGttctaaaagttaaaaaggGTCCGATTGAACtttagaaaagataaaattatcatCAATGAATAAGAGATGTGATATCTCATAATAGGCAAAATACTGTCACTATTTTTACTAAGAAGTTGAAAGAAACCTCAGAAACGAAAGAGAAGAGGACGAGTTATTCACATTTCATTTGATGGTCGGAGGTGAATTGAAAGCTAAGCAGAAGTAATTCTAAAGATTCCctagagaaaaaatagaaatgtcTCCTATGTGGAAGTATCAAACGTAATTTCAGAGAGTCATTCGGTCTGAATGATACATGAAGAACATAAGCCAGATGAAGGAACAAGAAGACATAGGATGTAGAAGAGCATAACATGAGCGATTCAGCAAATTTAGATTCCTATATATCCACTCATGTagtactttttttttcattttacaaTATATAAGGTCCATCTATATAGATATCATCATCTATACCCAGAAAGCCATATGCTTTGGGAGAAGCTTGTATAGTTTGGAAAGAGGTTTTGATTAATCAAAAAGAAGAATCTAGTTCAACTGATATGCCTTTATGCACGACCATAGATAATATAGAAATCACATTTGGAAAGGGTGGATAATTAGCTAGAGCTGCAGGTGCTGTAGTGAAACTGATtgcaaaaaaaggaaaattggCCACATTAAAATTACCTTCTAGGGAGGTTCATTTAATATCCAAAAACTGCTCAACAACAGTCATACAAGTAGGGAATACTAGGGTGAAATAGAAAAGTTTGGATAGAGCCAGATCTAAATATTGACTAGGTAAGCGTTTTGTAGTAAGAGGAGTAGTTATGAACCCTGTAGACCATCACCATGAGAGTGGTGAAGGGAGGGCTCCAATTGGTAGGAAAAAAACCCACAATTCCTTGGGGTTATCCTGCActtagaagaagaagtagaaaaagtaataaatataataataatttgattttttatcgTTGTAGTAAATAggagaaaaaatagaatttgtttCTTCgtcttttcaaaataaataaataaaagaaaaattcattgtGACGCGTTCACTAAAAAAAATCCTTTTGTAgcaaatcatttattaaaaaaaaagaagcttaacacaaagtagaaaaagaaataatagtaACGTGGTCCTGTGTATCTACCATTATACCCATAATGATTGGCCATATTATTGCTATCCATAATGAAAAGGAGattcatctatttatataacATATCGTATGGTGGATCATAAATTGGGAGAATTTGCACCTGCTCTAAATTTTCAAGGACatgcaaaattgataataaatcTCATTGTTAAGTAGCTAAACTTAGGAATACCGAGTCGGGGTCTTCTCCTACCCGTATTGAATAGAATATGTTGAGCTAAATCTTTTTCATGTAAAACCTGCTTTATTTAGATCGGGAAAACCATATGCTTTTATAAAACCATGTACTATGACTCGAATCGGTAGTCAATCCTATTTCTGATAAGAGGAGTTGACAATTGaatccaattttttttattattttcgtatcgataaaaataaaaaggtctATACAATCTaaagaaatagtaaaaaactaaaggaaaaaaatattatgatattaaattaattgtaaaagaaaaaaggaaagagatctAAACGATCAAGCAACATAACATCCATGAATGAGGCCTCTAGCAATATAACCTGACAAGATACTAGATAATTCTTCGacacatataataaacaaataaggACTAATTGAGTTGCCTTGTCGAAGGCCTCGCTATGGAGCAACTGGACCAACTTCACCACCagcaatcaaaaaattatattctacTGTACTTAATATAAAGCATGACCAATCTCACCCATTTTGTATGAAAACTAAGCTTGAGTAATATTTCTTCCAAAAAAGTCCATTCTATGCAGTCATATGCTTTGGACATATCCATTTTTAGAGCCATATAACCTgtctttcctttccttttatGCTACATATAATGTCAAATTCATAAGCCACCATCAATTATCTATAATAAGCCTTCTTGTGTTGAACACATTGTGCGAATCCAAATGATACTAGACAACACAAATTTGAATTGATTAGCAATAGCTTTAACCTCTATTTGGTAAATGACATTACATAAGGAGATTGGCCTAAGCTTAATAATCTTTTCGGGGTTATTGATCTTTGAGATAAGAACCACCAAAGTTTGATTGAACTCTGCAGGAAAGTAAGCATAATCCAAGAAATCATGACAAGCTTCTGCAAATTAATCACcacaaatattctaaaaatttctGACAAAACTAGTGATTTATTCCATCAGGCCTTGAGCTTTATCACTATGCATGGAGAAGACAACCTTTTTTTATATCATCCAGCTAAAAAAGACTGATAAGATCAATATTTTAAGCATAAAAAACCCTATACTCCATATGGTAAAGAATAGACTCACACTTACAACCTCTAGATGTGAAAAgattagtaataataattctgAACCACATCTCGCAAACCATCACCCAAACCTCTCCAGATGCCTTAATCATCTCTAAATCtagtaataagatttttatgacAATAAGAAGATgttggaaattgattttaaaatataagaaaatatgcaatagaataaaaataatttttttttcaattcccACCAAGGATCTCACTGATATGAAGTAGTCATAACACTTAAAACAAgcaaaatatagaaaaaggCTTACAATGGGAGTATGTCACCAATTCCAAAAAGTGCTTCTAgctttgttgattcttgattcttcaaggatgattAATGTACTTCAAAGCTACTCAAATGACCAACCTCTTTTGGTGACCACACAAAATTCTAAGTAAAGATCTCTTATACAACTTTTAAAAGATTGGGAAGAGATGTAGAAGATTAGATGCTAGTTCCAAGCAAGGAGTATGAATCAAGTAATCTCATGATTGATTCACCTTGGGTATActtcttaagaaaatatttttctcaataaAAACACTAATCCATGCTGCCCCATGCatctctttttatatatatggcTTTTAATTAAAGCCCTTAAAGGTTTGGgattattacaaaatttagcTTAAATTAAGTtggacttttatttttctaattgaactttgattaattaagatcTAATCCATGGATAATAAACCATCATAGGCCCATTactttctaattaattaatcttttcaatATATACGAGCTTAAGCCCAAAGCATAAAGCCTTATTTTAATCTTCACTTAAATTCTATTTGTGTGTGACCTAAAAGGTTTCTAACATATTGacaataaatatgaattatgaattaaactcttttaattctctaatttaacttaatccatatacatagatcaagattgacatctaaaaaatatattatgaccactcaaatatataagaataattaaagtactttatttaatctttgcaGTGAATAATCTTATAATGTAATTCAATCATCtcattgtacttttatctcaattgattcatagagtATGGATGCAAGTGTTAACTCTATAATTAAACCAATCAttcttgttcttgataattgtatataatattttgaataagatctatgaaacacttttcataatcttcatttatacaaccttggccaaggattttcatgttaaagcatatcaagaattATCAGGATAAGGTCTCATGACATATTACCTTGGacaatgaattctttattgataacttattatcttcatag is a window encoding:
- the LOC8280417 gene encoding uncharacterized protein LOC8280417, producing MALQWMILTYVVAVEAALAAVLTVPSPKALKYRLVSLVSLILQPALFVVPFAGFQLLDIYWKNEHRLMCTSEICTAAERDRYEKSIYKAQRNVILCASACLLYWCVYRICHYYKEIQKLEEVEKRAKDQ